In Oryza sativa Japonica Group chromosome 8, ASM3414082v1, the sequence ATGTGAATTCTGTGGCAGTGTCAATGGAGCCGGCGGTCCTTTAGCTGTTCTCGCCGCTGCAGGTACATTCTTGGCCGCCGAACCGGATTGAACGGAGAATGGCTCCAAGGCCTGAGCCTTCTTGAAGCGGTCAAGCCCGCCACGGTACATATCCCGAAAGCCACGCTGGTATCACCACCACTTCTGGTCTCTTAATAACACAACAAATCAAGCAACTGATGGCCCTGGCCCCTGCGCACCTGCAGCGTCCAATGAACCCTAGTGAAATTTCGCTAGATTGCCAGCGCAAGAATCTCCGGCCTAAAAAATCAGTAACAGCAACAAACTCAGCACTGGATTTGGATAGCGAATGGAGTACACTACAGACAAAAAggattcgatcgatcgatcggtcggtcACGGGCTCAGGGCGCAAATCAGGAAAAAGCGAAATCGTTAACAGCTTAGGGCTTACCGAGAGCCGAGAAGTGCTAGCCCGGATTCATCTAGGCTCGGTTGGAAGCTTCCGAggagatcgaggccgccggggtgcttcggttgcggcggcggcggaggggttgGGGATGATGGGGATTGGGGTTTGCCTGGTGGCGTCTGCGGACTGCGGCTGCTCGGGCGCTGGTCCGGATGTAGCGGTGGTGGTAACACTCCCCGCCTCGGATCCCCGACTTCctcgccccgccccgcccccgACTTTTCTCCCCacggcgggcgacggaggagcggcggcgatgggagggagggagggagggatggCGGCGCGGGTGTGAGGGGAGCACGCGAGGGAACACGGGgagcgggcggcgccgccggcgcggaggggagCGAGCGATGGGGTCGATGCGATGCGACTGGCGGCGTGCGTGCGGGGAAGGATCCGGGGATAGGGCTGGAGGATTTGAGCGCCGTGTTTCTttctgggctgggctgggcttggTCGGTTTCTTTGGACATGGGCTGTCACCTGAACTTGAGCCGACCCACGTTGCCATGCCTCCCTGCCACCCTCCGTCCGACTAGGTCTAATCTGATTCCTATttctcaaccacaaaaccggagtAATTTGATTCACTCAGTGGTTTTGAGAGCGGTTTTCGCTCACATGACACGTGAGGCCTACTTGTTAGtcatctttctctttcttctccttcccttGCCATGTCTTTCTCCCCATATTTCCTCTTGCCGGCGGGATACCGGGCGACAGCGGGTGGTAGCAGGATGGTCCTCTAGGTGCTCGCCCACGACGAGCGAGTCCACCACCGAAGCACACGTCGCCCACCCATAGCAGCATGGCCATCTCGCTACTTGTCAATGTCCATCTTCCTCTGATCCTCCCGACAACCAATGAGCTAGCTCGAgacaaagagaggagagaaagagaggggaaggggaaaggACTGAGGGACGGTGGTGCTCCTCTGCCTAGCGCGACCTTCCCTGCACCGATCTACGTGGCAGAAGAAAGAAGGAGGTGGTCGATAAACCCCACCGAGCTGCAAGAAGCGGCCAAAGGGAACGAGATCTGGAGGTCACCACCTCTGCTTGCCCTCTTCAAGTTCCCAGGGGTGGATAAGCCGGCACCACCCATCTCCCTCGTCTTGCTGCAGCCCCGCGCCCAACTGGTTCTACCACCTCCCAGCTCCCTCGCCTTGTTGGCTCCCACCATCCTACTACTGCCAAGCCATCGGATCAACATGTGCCACAACAGCCAAATAGTAGCGATATAGCCGGTTTTGCAGAGGGATGCCAATCAGATTCGGCCGAAAATTGAGGGCCTGAAATAGACTTCCTTTTGACAACCGAACAAAATCATTGAcccatcataaaaaaaattgtgagtaCATATAAAATTAAGACAATTCTATATGTATTCACAATTTCTTAATTTCTCCTTTGGCTTTCCTCCACCGTTGTGGTTGAGGAATTGTCGAGTTTGACTATTTATCAGCTGGAGCGTATacacatttttttcttaatttctcaTTTGGCTCCACTGTTGTGGTCGAGGAATCGTCGTGTTTGACAATTTGTCTGTCAAAGCATATGCACAATTAAAATTGCTTTAACCTGACTGGTGTAACGCACTGGCATTTTTACTAGTAGAGATAAAGATAGCGATCATATACCGCCATATAGAACGATCATCGGATCAACATGCGCCACATTAGCCAAATAGTGGTGATATAGCCGGTTTTGTGGAGGGATGCCAATCAGATTCGGCCGAAACTTGAGGGAATGAAAATAGACTTCTTTTTTGACAAACGaacaaggaataagtccactttgactcccttagaAGTGACGCGAATCTAATCCATAAcactcaaccacaaaaccggataggacgactcatcgaactattgaaaccagtgcaatttgactcccttagcggttttggagggcggttttgctaATATGGCGCTGACGTGACAATGTTGATATAGTATTCGTCctacgtggcacttacgtggcattagattttttaaaaaaaattctatgggACCCATCTGTGATTTACACAAAAAATATTGTGGgccccactgacatgtggggccatatGTCAtcctttctcttcttcctcctcctccctctctctctcccttctctctctttctctcccccttttctctTCACCTTCTCTCTCGTAGAGCAATCGACGGGTAAGGGCAGCGACAGTGGGCGGGAACCGGAGAGGCGACGGCTTGCGGGAGGGTTGGCGAGCATGTGCTAGAGTGTGCGGCGTGGAAGTGGCCTCCTGTGGCGGTGGGGTGTGCGGGAGAGGCGTGCGACGAAGGGGAGGAAGCCGCGGTGGCGGAGGGCGGGGCGGTGGGCTCGACTAAGCGAGACTTAAGCTTGGTGAGCGACAACCGGCGGTGGAGTAGCGCAGCCGAGGCATGAGGCAGCGGCGGGCGCGAGGACAACACGTAGGGGCTTGAGGCGGCGACGGGGTTTTGTGGAGGCTTTGCAACCTCCGACAACGGCGTTGTCAGTgtcaacagcggcggcggcgcagttgGAGATCCTCCTTGGGCCGGCGGTGCTCCCGGACAACATCGCCTTCAACGCCGACCTCGGCGTGGTCGGGGaagtcggcggcgacagcggtgaCGATGACAAAtatgaggaggaggatgacaagaaggaggagatggagggggCATGCGGCAGCCGAATGGtccagcccaccgccgccgccacttcaGCTTCCGCTGCCGCTCCAGCTCCCGCTGGCCGCTGCTCCAACCCGTGCTCTCCGTGGCCGGCCGAAGgggagaaaagagaaagagaaagaaagagagaagggaggaagaagaaagagagataggatgacatgtgaggcccacatgtcagtgggccccacaattttttatgtgtgtgaatgacaaacgggtcccacgcatacgtttttaattcaaatgccaCCTAAGCACCATGTCAACCCCACGGACTAGGTCAACAGCGCCACAccagcgaaaccaccctccaaaaccaccaagggagtcaaattgcaccagtttcaatagttcgggggttgagatatccggttttgccgTTTAGGGTgtggattagattcgggtcacgGGAGtgaaaatggacttattccaccGAACAAAATCATCGACCCATCATAGAATCCATGGCCCAAAACCCAATACCCAAATCTTTTCCTTCCCACAAGTCCACAACACAAATCCCTAACCCTAAAATCCATTATTCCCCCCACCCGGCTACCCCGAGCGTCAGCTAGCCCGCACGCGattcgctcgcctcgcctcgcctcgcctcgcgcgACGGTGAGAGAGGTGCGCGGGCGGGAGGTATCGGCGGTGGAGGCTGGTCGTCGGCGGAGCAGCGCTGGTGGCTGGCTGGTCAGGGGCGGAGCAGGGCGGCGCTTGAGGtcgaccggcggcggagcagcggtGGGAGTCGAAGGCGCGCCCGACGAGGTTGCCCACCGCCGGCGTCGGGTCGTCGTATGGTTGTGAAGAAGCAGGTTCGGCTCAGTTCCTTTGTTCTTCTCGCTAGCTAAATTGTGTTGGTTTTTCTTAGAATTCCAAGTTTCACAAAAACTGAGAAAACCGTAGACCTAAtgcccaccccaccccacccctgGATGGCTAGATGGGATTGTCACATCAAATTCGGTTTCGCCTAAGTAAATTCCACCTCATGAAATTCAATTAGTAATTAGCTAGCCGTCGCTGCCTCTTCACTCAGCTGCATCTCCCACAAACGGAACAAAACTTTGAAAACGCTCGCTGGAACCGGCCAGGGAACCTTAGGGGTAGGGGTGGGGCTTGGATAGGTACTCCAAAGGCATTGGTTATTTCTTGATCGCATTCGCTAATTAATAGTAATTTTTAACTAATTACATGTGCCCATTACATAACTTTTGCCTATCGTACTTCTTCTAATATGGACTTGATTACTATTACCTTCCTTCAGCGTAGGAAGAGAGATTTCATTATATGCCACTCCTAATTGGTTTGTAGGGTGAGAGGGGGAGAGGTGGCAATGGTGGCTCCAAAGGAGGGCACTTTGCAGGCGTTGGCGTACTTCATAGTTCCCAGTGAGCTCCCTTCCGGGTAAGGCCATAAAAAAATCCTCATCTCCATTATTGTTCAACAGGAGGAGCAAGAAACTAGGTCAGAAGCGATTTAGCAAGCAAACTAATGGTCTTCCTctcatttttgtttttcctatATGATAGGATCGATCCTGATGCGGCGTTTATTGTGTGTGTTCGGTTTGGTCAGTACACAGCTAAGCTTGATGATGGTAGTAGTGTTCATGTGCCAAGCAAATACGCTGAATGGGTTGTAGACTATCGACAATGCACATTAGAGAGCTTGGAAAAGGATTTTGCAGCCAGGGTAAAATGGGGTAGGTGCCAACAGGTTGTGGTGTATGGATATGACAAGAGAACTGGCAAGGAAACAAAGTTTTTGGATAATATGGATCTAGCGCATGCATTATTTGAttggaagagggagaggaggctgatTTTATTTGTGGATGTGGAGGATAAATCTGGTCAATTAGTTACTAGCTCTTCTATTTCAGAGGTAAATGAGTTAGTCATGGGTGAGGTTGTGACAGCCAAGCAAGGTGATGCTCTAGACTCAAGCAATCAACATCTCATTGATTGGGATAGTTTCAAGATATCTCCAATTCTAGAGGAGCAAATAGGTTCTTCAGTGCCCATGATGAAGGAAGATGAAATGTCAATTCCACAAGAGCAAGTTCCTCAGCATGTCATTGATTGGGATGGATTGGAGATAGCTCCAATTCCAGAGGAGCAAATTGGTTCTTCACTACCTGTAATGGAGGAAGATGAAATGTATGATTTTCTTGGACTCAGAACTGAGGATGAGAGAGCGGATCAAGCTAGGCTTGAAGCTGAAAAGCAGAGGGATTCTGCTCCTGGTCCAGCTCCACGTCTTGCACAGCGGGACTTGAACCTTGATGAGGCAGAGATAGATGCTAGGTTTGAAGCTGAAATTTTCTATGATAGGGATGACCCTCCAATGATAGTTGGAAGCTCATATGGAAGTATGGTTGAGTTTAGATCAGCTGTGAGGCAACACGCTATAAAGGGGCAATTTGAGCTTGGGACAGAGAAGTCTGATCCAGAAAGGTTCAGGGGCTATTGCAAAGCTGAGGGATGTCCATGGGCTATTGTGGCAAGGTTGATGCCTGATGGAAAATCTGTGAAGGTACTAACAACTAGCTAAGAATTGTCTCATATTTCAAATTTATGTTTGTTAGTAAGAACTGTCTTATGTTACTAACTAATGGATTTATGTGTTGTAGGTTACTTTGAACAGATTTGCACATGCTTGTACATCTATTGAGGGAGTTAAGACAAAGATGGTATCATATAAGTGGGTTGCAGAGAAGGCAATTCCTTTTCTAAAGAAGGATCCAAATATGGGTGCAAAGAAGCTAAAAGAGGAGTTAGAGACCAAATACAATGTCACAGTAGGATACTCAAAAGTGTGGCAAGGTAGGCAGAAGGCTGTGGAGCAGATATTTGGGTCATGGGAAGAGAGCTATTTGTTTAACTTCAAGGCTGAGGTTGAGCTGAAAATGCCTGGAAGTGTGGTGGAGATAGATGTACAGGAGGATGATGATGGGATTTATTTTTGTAGATTCTTTTGTGCATTCAAACCTTGCAT encodes:
- the LOC4345278 gene encoding uncharacterized protein codes for the protein MVAPKEGTLQALAYFIVPSELPSGIDPDAAFIVCVRFGQYTAKLDDGSSVHVPSKYAEWVVDYRQCTLESLEKDFAARVKWGRCQQVVVYGYDKRTGKETKFLDNMDLAHALFDWKRERRLILFVDVEDKSGQLVTSSSISEVNELVMGEVVTAKQGDALDSSNQHLIDWDSFKISPILEEQIGSSVPMMKEDEMSIPQEQVPQHVIDWDGLEIAPIPEEQIGSSLPVMEEDEMYDFLGLRTEDERADQARLEAEKQRDSAPGPAPRLAQRDLNLDEAEIDARFEAEIFYDRDDPPMIVGSSYGSMVEFRSAVRQHAIKGQFELGTEKSDPERFRGYCKAEGCPWAIVARLMPDGKSVKVTLNRFAHACTSIEGVKTKMVSYKWVAEKAIPFLKKDPNMGAKKLKEELETKYNVTVGYSKVWQGRQKAVEQIFGSWEESYLFNFKAEVELKMPGSVVEIDVQEDDDGIYFCRFFCAFKPCIDGFMNGCRPYLSIDSTAFNGKWNGHLPFVTSIDGHNWMFPVAFGFFQSETTDNWTWFMQQLHKAIGKPSHLAISSEACKGLENAVKSVFPWAEHRECFCHLMQNFVEKFPGPMYGNMYPAARSYMQDRFEHYMNIIHETNSDVKPYLETYHKLLWMRSKFSEEIKCDFISNNLADLWNKWIKDMKDLPVAELADAIRSKIMDLLARRKKIGEKLDGEMLPIIVRQLNAMTRSLGHLRVVQGDRDQAEVAEITPEHEIIRHRVNLAKHTCTCREWQVSGKPCPHALALIISTRNPRMADYLDPCYSVQKYKLAYAGVIHPLSDKSQWPKVNLGFNLLPPLTKKDVEKQRKNMIVGCLDKEQGKLRTKGKWQVQCKSCLGMGHRATSPKCPLNSQKIMKNSDKQGRPLGSTSCAAGASTPKRQKVSRNDSSNASPGPVSERQLALTKAAGEDNFYCA